The sequence below is a genomic window from Anaerocolumna chitinilytica.
GGAGCCATGGAAGGATATATCGATATACATAGTCATATAATTCCGAAAGTGGATGACGGTGCTGAAAGTACCGAAACAGCGCTTCGTATGCTGGCATTGGCATATAGGGAAGGTGTTCGTTCTATGATAGCAACACCACATGTGTCTTACAAGAAAAATGAGAGCAGATACCGGCAATTAAGTGCAGCTTTTTCTAAGCTGCAGGAGAAATCAGAACAGGAACTTCCTGACTTGAAGCTCTATTTTGGGAGTGAGATCTATTATAGTCAGGATACGGTACACGGCCTTGAAACAGGTGAGATTCCGACTCTTGCCGGCACAAGCTATGTACTGGTAGAGTTCACCCCCTCCTGTGAATACCGGTATCTGAAAAGCAGCCTTCAGAACCTTGTAATGAGCGGCTTTAAACCAATAATAGCCCATGTGGAACGTTATTATAATCTAAATAAAGAGATTAGGATGTTAGAAGATCTGGTTGCTATGGGAGCCTATTTACAGTCCAATGCCATGAGTATCCTGGGGGAGAATGGCAGGGAAGCCAAAAAGGTCACAAAAAGTATCTTAAAGAGTGGGCTATTACACTTTATTGCCACAGATAGCCATAATGAGAGTTCAAGACCGCCAAAGCTAGAGAAATGCCTGACAATGACACGTAAGCGGTATGGTGAAAAATATGCGGCCGAACTGTTTATGAATAATGCAAGGAAACTGCTCAATGACCAATATATTTAATGAGCTTTTTTATCCCATTTTTACAGACCTTCATGTTGC
It includes:
- a CDS encoding CpsB/CapC family capsule biosynthesis tyrosine phosphatase, with amino-acid sequence MEGYIDIHSHIIPKVDDGAESTETALRMLALAYREGVRSMIATPHVSYKKNESRYRQLSAAFSKLQEKSEQELPDLKLYFGSEIYYSQDTVHGLETGEIPTLAGTSYVLVEFTPSCEYRYLKSSLQNLVMSGFKPIIAHVERYYNLNKEIRMLEDLVAMGAYLQSNAMSILGENGREAKKVTKSILKSGLLHFIATDSHNESSRPPKLEKCLTMTRKRYGEKYAAELFMNNARKLLNDQYI